In Fibrobacterota bacterium, a genomic segment contains:
- a CDS encoding BamA/TamA family outer membrane protein, producing MHPNRSVPARLLFRIAVLSLWVHAAYGAPVLLSGNDNVSRRKIESALTVPDRPSALSQEDWEDWVDDAALSITDLYGDMGYLDAAVKIERIAADSAGVRPQDDRIRIGIREGGRYHFGSVTVAAPAGSPHVIDPERLQSRPGRPFEKELVFRDRSKLLNAYGDRGFLHARSTERLTPDTSAKAVNLEYEIDPGPAVVLDTLIFRNRREDDSTGKAGITSTRLLRTLLGLHRGDTASLAAISAYERKLKASRAFNYARVHDSLLPGGGSALILTSEERVPGEADGSVFLETQYGAGVALNWGHGNMLGNLHEGKLGGSVAQRKQSVYLGYASPLFFGTLLRFDDDLVANWYQDSHLQNGVGPYKGDFDITNSSKLSRVFSSWSRGLSNTELAGESQREDSSHVNRSFNLNFINTAFFTFLDAPANPGKGARWALTWGNGGTFVKGGSIDVPLSDRHNWLEIESAYFLPASEHVKLAFRLDGGRFFGAGEQNSERFFLGGPRSVRSYGWRQICPEKDSNGVCRTSGVEPAYYLGSFEIRANPFTPAFINPEGRWAWLYGLQVVPFTDYGEVWEVGRKVTETGKGLAFGLGLRYSLLSIFNFRIDYAADNWQRTHSQWILDLAQAF from the coding sequence TTGCACCCGAACCGATCCGTTCCCGCGCGCCTCCTATTCCGTATCGCGGTCCTGTCGCTTTGGGTCCATGCCGCCTATGGCGCACCCGTCTTATTGAGCGGTAACGATAACGTGTCCCGCAGGAAGATCGAATCGGCCTTGACCGTTCCCGACCGGCCTTCCGCGCTTTCCCAAGAGGACTGGGAGGATTGGGTCGACGATGCCGCCCTTTCCATAACGGATCTGTACGGGGACATGGGGTACCTGGACGCCGCGGTGAAGATCGAACGGATCGCCGCCGACAGCGCGGGCGTAAGGCCCCAGGACGATCGCATCCGCATCGGGATCCGCGAAGGCGGACGATACCATTTCGGCTCCGTGACGGTGGCCGCGCCCGCAGGCTCCCCGCACGTGATCGATCCCGAACGCTTGCAATCCCGCCCGGGCCGGCCCTTCGAGAAGGAATTGGTATTCCGCGATCGCAGCAAGCTCCTGAACGCGTACGGCGACCGCGGATTCCTGCATGCGCGTTCCACCGAGAGATTGACCCCGGATACTTCCGCCAAGGCGGTGAATCTGGAATACGAAATCGACCCGGGACCCGCGGTCGTTCTCGACACCTTGATCTTCCGCAATCGTCGCGAAGACGATTCCACCGGCAAAGCCGGTATCACCAGTACCCGATTGCTGCGGACCTTGTTGGGCTTGCATCGGGGGGACACCGCTAGCCTGGCGGCGATTTCCGCCTATGAACGCAAGCTCAAGGCCTCACGCGCCTTCAACTACGCGCGCGTCCACGACAGCCTGCTTCCCGGCGGCGGCAGCGCGCTGATCCTCACCAGCGAGGAAAGGGTACCCGGCGAGGCCGACGGATCCGTTTTCCTGGAAACCCAATACGGCGCGGGGGTGGCGCTCAATTGGGGCCACGGCAACATGCTGGGAAATCTACATGAGGGGAAGTTGGGGGGATCGGTCGCGCAGCGTAAGCAAAGCGTCTATCTGGGTTACGCTTCGCCCCTCTTCTTCGGCACCCTGCTTCGCTTTGATGACGACTTGGTCGCCAACTGGTACCAGGACAGCCATCTGCAAAACGGCGTCGGGCCCTATAAAGGCGATTTCGACATCACCAATTCCAGCAAGCTTTCGCGGGTCTTCTCCTCTTGGTCCCGGGGCTTAAGCAATACCGAGTTGGCCGGGGAAAGCCAGCGCGAGGATTCCTCCCACGTCAATCGCTCTTTCAACCTCAACTTCATCAACACGGCCTTTTTCACTTTCCTCGATGCCCCCGCCAATCCTGGTAAAGGCGCGCGTTGGGCCCTCACCTGGGGCAATGGCGGAACCTTCGTCAAAGGCGGCAGCATCGATGTCCCCCTTTCCGATCGACACAATTGGCTGGAAATCGAGAGCGCCTACTTCCTTCCGGCATCCGAACACGTCAAGCTGGCGTTCCGGTTGGACGGCGGACGCTTCTTCGGGGCGGGCGAGCAGAACTCCGAGCGCTTTTTCCTGGGCGGCCCCCGTTCGGTGCGCAGCTATGGATGGCGGCAAATCTGCCCGGAGAAGGACAGTAACGGGGTTTGCCGGACGTCCGGCGTCGAGCCAGCCTATTACCTGGGTTCGTTCGAGATCCGCGCCAATCCTTTCACTCCAGCCTTCATCAACCCGGAGGGGCGATGGGCCTGGTTGTATGGACTGCAAGTGGTCCCTTTCACCGATTACGGAGAGGTATGGGAAGTGGGAAGGAAAGTCACGGAGACGGGGAAGGGACTGGCTTTTGGCCTGGGATTACGCTATTCCCTGCTGTCCATCTTCAACTTCAGGATAGATTACGCGGCCGATAACTGGCAAAGAACGCATTCCCAATGGATTCTCGATTTGGCCCAGGCCTTCTAG
- a CDS encoding PEGA domain-containing protein: MALAKKLHLFGAALILALALPGLSRGEVKGSCSQDADNPPARGQMGSVSVITTPEKAVVSLNGERLGITPVDTAYPTGRYSLIIMLNGEELVKERINVCAGEKTTWEGPLKMPYGSVAVKTNPLKINAIVYVDGEQVGTTKGGVLTINRLEAGTRVFKITHGKRRKEMSVNVLPEETVDLNVDLK; encoded by the coding sequence ATGGCCCTTGCCAAGAAATTGCACCTATTCGGCGCCGCCTTGATCCTGGCGCTGGCCCTACCGGGCCTCTCGCGCGGAGAGGTGAAGGGGAGCTGCAGCCAAGACGCGGATAACCCCCCGGCCCGCGGTCAGATGGGATCCGTTAGCGTCATTACCACCCCGGAAAAGGCCGTTGTCTCCCTCAACGGGGAGAGGCTCGGGATCACTCCCGTCGACACCGCATATCCCACCGGACGCTACAGCCTCATCATCATGCTCAATGGCGAAGAACTGGTGAAGGAGCGCATCAACGTTTGCGCCGGCGAGAAGACCACCTGGGAAGGCCCCTTGAAAATGCCTTACGGTAGCGTGGCCGTGAAAACCAATCCCTTGAAGATCAACGCCATCGTCTACGTGGATGGCGAACAGGTGGGAACCACCAAGGGCGGGGTCCTGACCATCAACCGGCTCGAAGCCGGCACGCGCGTCTTCAAGATCACCCACGGGAAAAGGCGCAAAGAAATGTCCGTGAACGTTCTTCCCGAAGAGACCGTCGATTTGAACGTGGATCTTAAGTAG
- a CDS encoding tetratricopeptide repeat protein gives MSDTNFSYMEVSAKRKKRNQFISVLIIIAIVLMGVIVWGWIELQKSRNAERIKNALNSQVEPGFKEPEATAPAAVPAPETSSISVQDTQRTPEPPPVAVQPPKAEPAKPIAAAPAVKPAKPHKEIVKATELPREPDAPVAAVPKEKPHALPKPKPEPKPAAVPAPEPTVVAMRKPEPAPPTTKPAPAPAPTAPAKAFAPEDLPIPENAEATEEAKSAAVVPAAPAAAPAESPNASSNFKLGMTAYRQQDFVNAIRSFSAVPRPASKKRGAEDRDEYVQANFLKGLSLLKVGHLSEAVTAFQNVLEYEKYYPLANMNLGICYVELKQYAKAHQAFEAVVRDQSFIEPAVFDDVMQRTKYFWALAWTRLYKNATNPDKQNFYRQQAVLKWKDYEVWFSNNDKYKSENLKAENYLKSLSSL, from the coding sequence ATGAGCGATACGAATTTCAGCTACATGGAAGTATCCGCGAAGCGCAAGAAGCGGAACCAGTTCATTTCCGTCCTGATCATCATCGCCATCGTCCTCATGGGCGTGATCGTATGGGGATGGATCGAGCTGCAGAAAAGCCGCAATGCGGAACGGATCAAGAACGCCCTCAACAGCCAGGTGGAGCCGGGATTCAAAGAGCCCGAAGCCACCGCCCCGGCCGCCGTACCTGCCCCCGAAACGAGCAGCATCAGCGTCCAGGATACGCAGCGTACCCCCGAACCGCCTCCTGTCGCGGTTCAACCGCCCAAAGCCGAACCCGCGAAGCCCATCGCCGCCGCGCCGGCCGTTAAACCGGCCAAGCCCCACAAGGAAATCGTAAAGGCCACTGAGCTTCCCCGGGAACCGGACGCGCCGGTCGCGGCCGTTCCCAAGGAAAAGCCGCATGCGCTCCCCAAGCCGAAGCCCGAGCCGAAACCGGCCGCGGTTCCCGCCCCGGAGCCCACGGTTGTCGCGATGCGCAAGCCCGAGCCCGCCCCGCCCACGACCAAGCCTGCGCCCGCCCCGGCCCCTACGGCCCCCGCCAAGGCGTTCGCTCCCGAAGATCTCCCCATCCCCGAGAACGCGGAAGCCACCGAGGAGGCGAAGAGCGCCGCCGTGGTCCCGGCGGCCCCGGCCGCTGCCCCGGCGGAATCCCCCAATGCCTCCAGCAATTTCAAGCTGGGGATGACGGCCTACCGGCAGCAGGATTTCGTCAACGCCATCCGCTCCTTTTCCGCCGTTCCCAGGCCCGCCTCCAAGAAGCGCGGGGCCGAGGACCGGGATGAATACGTGCAAGCCAATTTCCTGAAGGGCCTCTCCCTCTTGAAGGTCGGGCATCTGAGCGAAGCCGTCACCGCATTCCAGAACGTCCTGGAGTACGAGAAATATTATCCCCTCGCCAACATGAATCTGGGGATCTGCTACGTCGAACTCAAGCAGTACGCCAAGGCCCATCAGGCTTTCGAGGCCGTCGTACGGGATCAAAGCTTCATCGAACCGGCCGTCTTCGACGATGTCATGCAACGGACCAAGTATTTCTGGGCCCTGGCCTGGACCCGCCTTTATAAGAACGCAACCAATCCCGATAAGCAAAACTTCTACCGCCAGCAGGCCGTGTTGAAGTGGAAGGACTACGAAGTTTGGTTTTCCAACAACGACAAGTACAAGAGCGAGAACTTGAAGGCGGAGAACTACCTCAAGAGCCTGAGCAGCCTCTGA
- a CDS encoding PD40 domain-containing protein — translation MNMRILNCAWLLAASAGSALAAPEATDASKTVVVVSSDNPKISGQLFHPKICPNLVNYVAFVRQIRDNRQIWLYDSKTKELTQISPKATTSKIEDVNIDEDTDQSIFKGYEDELEWCPVLHDGVQYFAYVSAGGVNNHDVYISAIGSKVHTRLTFDPEVDGTPRWSPDGKSMVFVSARTGDGDLYLVPDVTKYLGKEIKRESKGAFERLTTNPGEEMFPSYSPDGRFLAYTTRTSGNKKRGLYTIALMDFKDDRKIKIFNNQITNNKSHPSWSFDGHFVAYQISNDLNDRVVDIGVMQLKIDPQGHLVEVADLHGKTPKIAENVYPSSYTGPTWLPGSRAIVYAKRESNRLNPLEVVNLEKWLYDQNYTRATITTQSSIHRDVDCLPNHPIIVFAGQSGLDFQIFASVLIGSDLRLGAEKVDLAKYDLFKN, via the coding sequence ATGAATATGAGGATCCTCAATTGCGCCTGGCTCCTGGCCGCATCGGCCGGGTCCGCCTTGGCGGCCCCGGAGGCCACGGACGCCAGCAAGACCGTGGTGGTGGTCTCCAGCGACAACCCCAAGATTTCCGGGCAATTGTTCCACCCGAAAATCTGCCCCAACCTGGTCAACTACGTGGCCTTCGTGAGGCAGATCCGGGACAACCGGCAGATCTGGCTGTACGATTCCAAGACCAAGGAGCTGACCCAGATTTCCCCGAAGGCGACCACGAGCAAGATCGAGGACGTCAACATCGACGAGGATACCGACCAGAGCATTTTCAAGGGCTATGAGGACGAACTCGAATGGTGCCCGGTCCTGCATGACGGGGTGCAATACTTCGCCTACGTCAGCGCCGGCGGCGTGAACAACCACGATGTTTACATCAGCGCCATCGGATCCAAGGTGCATACCCGCCTTACCTTCGACCCGGAAGTGGACGGCACCCCGCGTTGGTCGCCGGACGGCAAGAGCATGGTGTTCGTATCGGCCCGCACCGGCGACGGCGATTTATACCTGGTCCCGGACGTCACCAAGTACCTGGGAAAGGAAATCAAGCGCGAGTCCAAGGGCGCCTTCGAACGCTTGACCACCAATCCCGGCGAAGAGATGTTCCCGTCGTATTCCCCGGATGGCCGGTTCCTGGCTTATACCACCCGCACTAGCGGCAATAAGAAGCGCGGGCTCTATACCATCGCCTTGATGGACTTCAAGGATGATCGGAAGATCAAGATCTTCAACAACCAGATCACCAACAATAAGAGCCATCCTTCCTGGTCCTTCGACGGGCACTTCGTGGCCTACCAGATCTCCAACGATCTGAACGATCGGGTGGTGGATATCGGCGTGATGCAGTTGAAGATCGATCCGCAAGGGCATTTGGTGGAAGTGGCCGACCTGCACGGCAAGACCCCGAAAATCGCCGAGAACGTCTATCCGAGCTCGTACACCGGTCCAACCTGGCTACCGGGATCGCGGGCCATCGTGTATGCCAAGCGCGAATCCAACCGCTTGAACCCCTTGGAAGTCGTGAACCTGGAGAAATGGCTTTACGATCAGAATTACACCCGCGCGACCATCACCACGCAATCCAGCATACACCGCGATGTGGATTGCCTGCCCAACCACCCCATCATCGTATTCGCCGGACAATCGGGCCTGGATTTCCAGATTTTCGCCTCGGTCCTGATCGGCTCCGATCTGAGGCTGGGCGCGGAGAAGGTGGATTTGGCCAAGTATGATCTTTTCAAGAACTAG
- a CDS encoding ABC transporter permease encodes MRAIAKIVGYFAGSLALVSLLIFAIVHLTPGDIAEIHNLSAATAHSLYLDRPLALQYLLWARGCLGLDFGISMVNGTPVSSLIAEYAVPTLMLTFGSLFLSLLISIPLGVYRGLRPVSPLGKFISLAVYTLSSVPVFVLGYIVLAIVFGFFRFYVTAPPDGPFRFWPWFGYYSLPIAVLAVGNGTIGEFVRFISLEVQSVNGAMYIKAARARGSRLWRHFFRSMVLPIFNIVVANMAVLLGGIVVVERIFNFHGLGWLSWEATLKRDFPVIMGITLVMAFLIRLFMLANDLLAVWLDPRMRE; translated from the coding sequence ATGCGCGCCATCGCCAAAATCGTCGGGTACTTCGCCGGCTCGCTGGCGCTGGTTTCCCTTCTCATCTTCGCCATCGTCCATCTCACCCCGGGCGATATAGCCGAAATCCATAACCTTTCCGCCGCCACGGCCCACTCCCTGTATCTGGATCGGCCCTTGGCATTGCAGTACCTCCTTTGGGCCCGCGGATGCCTGGGATTGGACTTCGGGATCTCGATGGTGAACGGGACCCCCGTTTCCTCCCTGATCGCCGAATACGCAGTGCCCACCCTGATGCTCACTTTCGGATCGCTGTTCCTTTCGCTCCTCATATCCATTCCGCTCGGGGTTTACCGCGGCCTGCGTCCGGTGAGTCCTCTCGGCAAGTTCATCAGCTTGGCGGTCTATACCCTGTCCTCCGTGCCGGTATTCGTGCTCGGGTATATCGTTCTCGCCATCGTATTCGGCTTCTTCCGCTTTTACGTCACGGCGCCTCCCGACGGCCCCTTCCGGTTCTGGCCCTGGTTCGGCTATTACTCGCTTCCCATCGCCGTGCTGGCGGTGGGCAACGGCACCATCGGGGAATTCGTGCGCTTCATTTCCCTCGAGGTGCAGAGCGTCAACGGGGCCATGTACATCAAGGCCGCGCGCGCCCGCGGCAGCCGGCTCTGGCGGCATTTCTTCCGCTCCATGGTCTTGCCCATCTTCAACATCGTGGTCGCCAATATGGCCGTGCTGCTGGGCGGCATCGTGGTGGTGGAACGGATCTTCAATTTCCACGGCCTGGGATGGCTGAGCTGGGAAGCCACCTTGAAGCGGGACTTCCCCGTGATCATGGGGATTACCCTGGTCATGGCCTTTCTCATACGGCTTTTCATGCTCGCCAACGATCTCTTGGCGGTTTGGCTCGATCCCAGGATGCGGGAATGA
- a CDS encoding ABC transporter permease, with amino-acid sequence MKRGPFRIFLKQPGGWRILAGGILVFLLALATLTGSAWTPYSAGEMDIDHQLAPPSVHWLKRLMATDAALKAQERESGGSNRAPVASPGTDEEDLGYLKGGGEAVPPKAAAPQVPLGKRHWLGTDRNGRDMLALLVAGARNCFLPGLVACAIALGLGVPLGLLSGYYGGRVRKIVGTFNSTILSMPRLVLILVVICALEPNVYYTMGVLGATLIPRVSGLIATRVRILSNMGFILAAKEAALSDFKILYRHLFWYQNRAVFFIQFSLIMAESILTETTLSYLQFGTKPPEVSWGNIIEGSQMSFFGGIYWITFFPAMAIILAILGFFYLGDGLNARLAFREGR; translated from the coding sequence ATGAAGCGCGGGCCTTTCCGAATATTCCTGAAACAGCCCGGGGGCTGGCGCATCCTCGCCGGCGGCATCCTGGTATTCTTATTGGCGCTGGCGACCCTGACCGGATCGGCCTGGACGCCCTATTCCGCCGGGGAAATGGATATTGACCATCAATTGGCGCCGCCTTCCGTACATTGGCTGAAACGCCTGATGGCCACCGATGCGGCCTTGAAGGCGCAAGAACGGGAGTCGGGCGGCAGCAATCGCGCGCCGGTAGCCTCTCCCGGTACCGATGAGGAAGACCTGGGTTACTTGAAGGGCGGGGGGGAGGCGGTCCCGCCGAAAGCGGCGGCGCCGCAAGTGCCATTGGGTAAGCGCCATTGGCTCGGGACCGATCGCAATGGGCGGGACATGTTGGCCTTACTGGTGGCCGGGGCCCGCAATTGCTTTCTGCCCGGCTTGGTCGCCTGCGCCATCGCGTTGGGGCTGGGCGTCCCCCTGGGCCTGCTCTCGGGCTATTACGGCGGGCGCGTGCGCAAGATCGTCGGCACCTTCAACAGCACCATCCTTTCCATGCCGCGCCTGGTGCTGATCCTGGTGGTGATTTGCGCCTTGGAGCCCAACGTGTATTACACCATGGGCGTGCTCGGAGCGACCCTCATCCCGCGCGTATCGGGACTGATCGCCACGCGCGTCCGCATCCTCTCCAACATGGGATTCATCCTGGCGGCGAAGGAAGCGGCGCTCTCCGACTTCAAGATCCTGTACCGCCATCTTTTTTGGTACCAGAACCGGGCCGTATTCTTCATCCAGTTCTCCCTGATCATGGCTGAATCCATCCTGACGGAAACCACCCTGAGCTACCTGCAATTCGGCACCAAGCCTCCCGAGGTCTCCTGGGGCAATATCATCGAGGGCAGCCAGATGTCCTTTTTCGGCGGCATCTACTGGATCACCTTTTTCCCGGCCATGGCCATCATCCTGGCCATCCTGGGCTTCTTCTATTTGGGCGACGGCCTGAACGCGCGCCTGGCCTTCCGGGAAGGACGCTAA
- a CDS encoding ABC transporter ATP-binding protein — MSVTATGPGPLLTVRDLSIWFGGGGRYLKAVNRASLELGRGEIVGLIGQSGSGKTTLAMGLLGLIKGYPGVWEGEARLDGKSLLPDLPRFIIRKGDQVDKRYVACQRAHRAQLQGVLGREIATIFQEPKASLDPFYTVGEHMIEALERNLDRHGAAGRAGLKDIAVGLLKDVGLVDAENLWGLHPHEISGGMAQRVMISMALCAKPKLLIADEPSTSLDVTTQAKLLQLFLHLRDKHGLSILIISHDIGVIQEISARIYVMHRGAVVEQGASAHVLMAPKHPYTASLLASFSRFGEKLPAPPVDPDAGKGCAYRDMCAAYRGLLTAEQRALCEAEKPAAKAEADKVESPALRAAVGDWAKCHYRDLDKSHGPSVPSYVNLDFLMGRDGKEENLVEVRDLRKRYTQGRRSFLALNDISLDIPKGRTYGLVGESGSGKSTLGLSLMALQEADAGSVKYKGEDLRNAGHARMRELRKEIRMLFQHPEGVLNGGMTIADILAEGLEREKGLGKQERDRRVAEALEQVRLDPSHGNRYPANLSSGEKQRATIARALITRPAFLVCDEPVASLDLAIQSQVMSLLKEFQRHLGLTYLFISHNLTLVKILAYRIGVMYMGYLVEEATVERFTVAGAKHPYTRLLLASSPTLDPAIREVLAQYPDVEPARLEAGCPFRNRCPVYLSKRSSRCETVMPPLAEVAPGSRVACHFPVGSEG, encoded by the coding sequence ATGTCCGTGACGGCAACGGGACCGGGGCCTTTACTCACCGTACGCGACCTTTCCATCTGGTTCGGCGGCGGCGGCCGCTACCTGAAGGCGGTGAATCGCGCCAGCCTGGAATTGGGCCGCGGCGAGATCGTCGGATTGATCGGGCAGTCGGGCAGCGGGAAGACGACCTTGGCCATGGGGCTCCTGGGCTTGATCAAAGGGTATCCGGGCGTATGGGAAGGGGAAGCCCGGTTGGATGGCAAAAGCCTTTTGCCGGACCTGCCGCGCTTCATCATCCGCAAGGGCGATCAGGTGGACAAACGCTACGTCGCCTGCCAGAGGGCGCATCGCGCGCAGTTGCAGGGCGTGCTGGGACGGGAGATCGCCACCATCTTCCAGGAACCCAAGGCCTCCCTCGATCCGTTCTATACCGTGGGCGAACATATGATCGAGGCCTTGGAACGCAATCTCGATCGCCATGGCGCGGCGGGCCGGGCCGGCCTCAAGGATATCGCCGTAGGCCTGCTGAAGGACGTGGGACTGGTGGACGCGGAGAACCTGTGGGGCCTGCATCCCCATGAGATCAGCGGGGGCATGGCCCAACGCGTCATGATCTCCATGGCCCTATGCGCCAAGCCCAAGCTGCTGATCGCCGACGAGCCTTCCACCTCATTGGACGTGACCACCCAAGCCAAGTTGTTGCAACTGTTCCTGCATTTGCGGGACAAGCACGGGCTATCCATCCTCATCATTTCCCATGACATCGGGGTCATCCAGGAAATCAGCGCGCGCATCTACGTCATGCATCGCGGCGCGGTGGTGGAGCAAGGCGCTTCCGCCCACGTGCTGATGGCGCCCAAGCATCCCTACACGGCGAGCCTTTTGGCCTCGTTCTCCCGTTTCGGCGAGAAGCTGCCGGCCCCGCCCGTCGACCCGGATGCCGGGAAAGGCTGCGCCTATCGGGATATGTGCGCGGCCTATCGGGGCCTTTTGACGGCGGAGCAACGGGCCCTCTGCGAGGCCGAAAAGCCGGCGGCGAAGGCGGAGGCGGACAAGGTGGAAAGCCCGGCTCTGCGGGCCGCGGTGGGTGATTGGGCCAAATGCCATTACCGGGATCTCGACAAGTCCCATGGGCCCAGCGTGCCTTCCTATGTCAATCTGGACTTTCTGATGGGGAGGGACGGGAAGGAAGAAAACCTCGTCGAGGTTCGCGATCTGCGGAAACGCTACACCCAAGGCCGTCGCTCCTTCCTGGCCCTGAACGACATTTCCTTGGACATCCCCAAGGGCCGTACCTACGGCTTGGTGGGGGAAAGCGGCTCGGGCAAGTCCACCCTCGGCTTGTCCCTGATGGCCTTGCAGGAGGCCGATGCCGGTAGCGTGAAGTACAAAGGCGAAGACTTGCGGAATGCGGGCCACGCGCGCATGCGGGAACTGCGCAAGGAAATCCGCATGCTCTTCCAGCATCCCGAAGGCGTGCTCAACGGAGGCATGACCATCGCGGACATACTGGCCGAAGGGCTGGAGCGCGAAAAGGGTTTGGGTAAGCAGGAGCGCGATCGGCGCGTAGCCGAGGCCCTGGAGCAGGTGCGGCTCGATCCGTCCCATGGCAACCGCTATCCGGCCAACCTGAGTTCGGGGGAAAAGCAACGCGCCACCATCGCGCGCGCGCTCATCACGCGGCCCGCCTTCCTGGTCTGCGATGAGCCGGTGGCCAGCCTGGACCTCGCCATCCAAAGCCAGGTCATGTCCCTGCTCAAGGAGTTCCAGCGGCACTTAGGGCTCACCTACCTTTTCATCTCCCACAACCTGACCCTGGTGAAAATCCTGGCTTACCGCATCGGGGTCATGTACATGGGGTATTTGGTGGAAGAGGCGACGGTGGAACGATTCACCGTGGCCGGCGCGAAGCATCCCTACACGCGCTTGCTGCTCGCATCTTCGCCCACGCTCGATCCGGCCATCCGGGAAGTTCTGGCGCAGTATCCGGACGTCGAGCCGGCTCGCCTGGAAGCGGGCTGCCCCTTCCGCAACCGCTGCCCCGTTTATTTGTCCAAGCGCTCTTCCCGATGCGAAACCGTCATGCCGCCGCTCGCCGAGGTCGCGCCCGGTTCCCGCGTGGCCTGCCATTTCCCGGTGGGATCGGAAGGCTAA
- the acpS gene encoding holo-ACP synthase yields MVKGIGTDICHIERIKKLAPEAVARILTPSEAEYCGRYTSPHERIAGRFAAKEAILKALGTGWSGGLGWGQMEILPDTSGAPLVTLTGAAHAKLRELGATRCLVSISHQAEYAVAFAIIE; encoded by the coding sequence ATGGTTAAAGGAATCGGAACCGATATCTGCCATATCGAAAGGATAAAAAAACTAGCACCCGAGGCCGTCGCTCGCATCCTAACTCCTTCCGAAGCCGAGTATTGCGGACGTTACACCTCTCCTCATGAACGCATCGCCGGCCGCTTCGCGGCCAAAGAAGCGATCCTCAAGGCGTTGGGCACCGGCTGGAGCGGTGGATTAGGTTGGGGGCAGATGGAGATCCTTCCCGATACCTCCGGCGCGCCGTTGGTTACCTTAACGGGAGCAGCCCACGCGAAGCTCCGTGAGTTAGGCGCAACCCGTTGTCTCGTCTCGATATCGCATCAAGCGGAGTATGCCGTCGCCTTCGCGATCATCGAGTGA
- a CDS encoding FHA domain-containing protein — MLSNNARYALKIGMNLVGRDQACDVFVPDPHISRKHLSIDVVGDGTITVIDLGSTNGMVINGERVPSAILHPGESFTVGQTTFTLED, encoded by the coding sequence TTGCTATCCAACAATGCACGGTATGCGCTGAAAATCGGGATGAACCTGGTGGGGCGCGATCAGGCTTGCGACGTATTCGTGCCGGATCCCCACATTTCCCGCAAGCACTTGTCCATCGACGTCGTCGGGGACGGCACCATCACCGTCATCGATCTGGGGTCCACCAACGGCATGGTCATCAATGGCGAGCGCGTTCCCAGCGCGATCCTGCATCCCGGCGAAAGCTTTACGGTCGGCCAGACCACGTTCACCCTCGAAGACTGA